In Thiohalorhabdus sp. Cl-TMA, the genomic window TACGAGGAGTTCGGCTACGAGCAGGTGCCGCAGCGCAGCCTGCGGGGCATGAGCTTCCCCATCGGGGTGCGGTAGGGGCAAGGAAGGATTCGACCTGAACATCCGACTGGCGGTGCTGTCCGCCTGCAGCACCGGCAACGGCGAGCAGATCGCCGGCGAGGGCCTGGTGGGGGTGAGTCGGGCCTTCCTCACCGCGGGCATACAAGGCGTAGTGGCTTCGCTGTGGCCAGTGGACTCCGCGGCCACCGTGGCGCTGCGTCAGGAAAAACTGGAAGGAAACCGCCCTACCCGGCCCCTGAAGGCCAAGGACGCCGAGGCACCGGCGGAAAACGCCGGGGCGTATTTCTGGTCGCCCTTCATCCTGATGACTCTGGGGCATTGACAGTGCTAAAGAGACAGAATAAAAGCCGTTTATCAGCATGATGGCGAAGGTCTGTCCCGCCAGACTTTTCTTCCCCCCACACAGTGATTGAGGTTTCCGACCTCCCGGAGGAACCATGCGAAAGTACCATTCCACTCTAGCCACACTTCTGTCCCTGGGATGTTCGGTTCTCGGGATCCTCTGGGGCTCGGCAGTTTGGGCCAATGCAGGCAAGGCGCAAACGCCCACGCCTGCGGAATTGGAGGCCCAGTTGGAAAAGTGGCCGCCGCAGTTGGTGATCGATACGGGGGCGCACCAGTCCCCTGTTGCCGACCTTATGTTCTCACCGGACGGAGAGATTCTGTATACCGTGTCCGAGGACAAGACCGTCCAGGTCTGGGATGTGGACAGTCGGGAGCGGCGCCGGGTGTTCCGGCTGCAGCGCGGGTCGGGGGAGCAGGGCAAGCTGTACTCGGGGGCGCTGTCTCCGGACGGCGAGCAATTGGCGGTGGGCTGCTGGGACCATGCCATCCGCATTTTGGATGCGCAGACGGGGGAAGTGGCGAAAGTGCTCCAGGGCCACACTGCCGAGGTATGGGATTTGGATTTCTCGCCCGATGGTCGCTATCTGGTCTCGGGCAGTGAGGATGAAACCGCCCGAGTGTGGGATTTGGAATCCGGAGGTGTCCGGCATGTGCTGCATGGGCATGATCATCCAATAAGAGACGTCTTATTTAGTCATGATGGAAATTATATTGCTACCGGCTATTTTGGTAGTGCAACGAAACTGTGGGATGCCCGTACCGGGGAAAGGACTTTTTCCCTAGGAAAAAGGTCAGATACATTTTCCCTCGCTTTTACTCCTGATTCTAGGCACCTGATTACTAACTATGATGGATCTGGTAGCAGTACCGGTTTTGGGGTTTGGGATGTTTATACGGGGGAACTGGATGAAAAATTTGCTATTAAAGGGGGCAGTGATTATATAGCGGGGATGTTCTCTCTTTCTCCTGATGGGAAGAACTTTATTTCTGGTCGTTTTAATTATACAGAGGAAGGAAAGTTTGGTTTTGTAAAATGGTTTTTTGAGTCTTACTCTTTCCCTGGTTCCCATTTAAGAAAAATTTTTAAGGATCCCCCGAGAATTCTAGGCGGAAATACGGAGTTTGAATGGTCTCCCCAAGGAGATATTATTGCTACAGCAGGACCTATGGGGGTACGGAAAAAGCGGGTTATCCAGCTTTGGGATCCAAAAACGGGAAAGCGGCGTCCCCTAATCCAGGAAGCGTCTCCGGGAAATTCTACTGCGGTCGCTTTCTCGGAGGAGGGGAATGCTATTTCTTGGTCGGAAGAAATAGGTTCTTCCTTTGATCGTTTTACACAGCAGCAAACGTTACAAAGCCGCTTTCTCCTCCCCCTCCCGAAGAACCCTTCGGGGAGTCGCAGTGCCGTGGTATCGCAGACAGGGTGGCAACGGGGAATC contains:
- a CDS encoding WD40 repeat domain-containing protein yields the protein MRKYHSTLATLLSLGCSVLGILWGSAVWANAGKAQTPTPAELEAQLEKWPPQLVIDTGAHQSPVADLMFSPDGEILYTVSEDKTVQVWDVDSRERRRVFRLQRGSGEQGKLYSGALSPDGEQLAVGCWDHAIRILDAQTGEVAKVLQGHTAEVWDLDFSPDGRYLVSGSEDETARVWDLESGGVRHVLHGHDHPIRDVLFSHDGNYIATGYFGSATKLWDARTGERTFSLGKRSDTFSLAFTPDSRHLITNYDGSGSSTGFGVWDVYTGELDEKFAIKGGSDYIAGMFSLSPDGKNFISGRFNYTEEGKFGFVKWFFESYSFPGSHLRKIFKDPPRILGGNTEFEWSPQGDIIATAGPMGVRKKRVIQLWDPKTGKRRPLIQEASPGNSTAVAFSEEGNAISWSEEIGSSFDRFTQQQTLQSRFLLPLPKNPSGSRSAVVSQTGWQRGIQQAGGTKLKINEEDTNVVEIWRFGSRVQRIDRNQREGTAHTALTLTPEGDTVISADRNGYIASYSTRTGEKLHEFVGHSQYVTSVAPSPDGRLLVSGSLDQTIRLWEIATGELLVTIFPTRDGEWVAWTPEGFFDASEHGA
- a CDS encoding CHAT domain-containing protein, which gives rise to MRLAVLSACSTGNGEQIAGEGLVGVSRAFLTAGIQGVVASLWPVDSAATVALRQEKLEGNRPTRPLKAKDAEAPAENAGAYFWSPFILMTLGH